GACTTTATTTACGAGATCCGGGAAGAACCCGGAACAGAGATCGTAACAGAGATCTTCTTTCTTCATCGGGACTCGAGAGTCTTGTGGCGTGGATTCCCCCACGTCATGATGATCGATGCAACGTACAAGACAAACATATACAATATGCCCTTTATCCAGATTGTTGGTATGACGCCTACCAACAAATCGTTTATTATCGCGCATGCCGTTGTTAGTAAAGAACGGGGTGATAACTTTGTGTGGGTGCTTGAGAGGGTTAAGGCAATGTTGGATGAATGTATGGAgccacgtgtgattttaacggatAGAGACCTAGCCCTTATGGGCGCGTGTGCTAAAGTATTTCCAGACGCCTCCAGGCTTCTTTGCAGGTGGCACATACAACAGAATGTTATGAAGCACTGCAAGGGTGCCTTCACAGACGACGACTGgaagaaatttttgtcattcTGGGGTTCATTGATTGAGTCTCCATCCATACCCATCTACGACTACCACTTGCGCAACATGCGAAAGCGACTTGTGGAGTGCAAACGTTCTAGTAAGTTTTTCTAATAACATACGACTCACCTatgcaaattttattaaattatttttactttttaggagtcttcaaatacgtgtacgataactggctaaaagactataaggagatgtttgtctttgcgtggactgataagaggcgcaactttggtaatcgtactacaaacagagttgagagccaacatgccaacttaaagagatacgtcgaagataggagctcgctggaccgtatagttggttgtgtccgggatatagttgagacacagttcggtgaaataaggaagacttttcgagaaagcatcgaaaaaacaatgaaacaccacaaacacccgatgtttcaacacctacttggaaaagtatcccacaaagcccttgacttgttgcatggagaggcaattaggaggctagatgtcttggagcgctttaattcatcatgtggttgccaaATGTGGCACAGCTGTGGGTTGCCCTGTGCTTGTAGGATAGAAAAGTACATGCGTGAAGGTAATAATTATTGAACGTCGTACAACACTTGTGTGATATATTTCCTTTCCTTCATTTTACCTAAACAATATTGTTTTTAACCGTGCAGAGCGTCCGATTCAACTCGAAGACATAGACGTCTTCTGGCGGAAACTTAACttccaaagttgtaaattgatagACGACTCCCTTGACGTGGTCGAAGAGCTAGATGTTGTTAGACAACAATTACAGTCGCACCCTCCAGCTCAGCAAAAAAGCCTGCTTTCAAAGATTAAAGCGGTGTTGACTCCAACGAAATCTACCAAGAAACCACCGGTTGTCCAACAAAATACTCGTGGCCGACCAACAACAAAGCAGGTACAAGAAAGGTTGGACGAGGCCTCTCGTATAGATGAAGAATTGAGGAGAAGCTCCTTCGGTGATGCAAACACGTGCTTTGAAGGTTCACGACAAAGTAAGTACGATAAACCTCGCCACAGCTCGTACGTTCCGTCTCAAGCCTCACAACAGTCGGttataaggtcccaaaaacccaaagcgaccctaagccgttcaaagagttctaagaagaaagagacacgAGATGATCACGGTTTTCCTTTAATCATTGGGGACGAGTACGTGGGAATCATCGAACGGTTTAAGTCTGACATTCCGCCAGTGTTCCATCCGTACGTCTCGTGCATAC
This genomic stretch from Helianthus annuus cultivar XRQ/B chromosome 8, HanXRQr2.0-SUNRISE, whole genome shotgun sequence harbors:
- the LOC110912148 gene encoding uncharacterized protein LOC110912148; protein product: MKHHKHPMFQHLLGKVSHKALDLLHGEAIRRLDVLERFNSSCGCQMWHSCGLPCACRIEKYMREERPIQLEDIDVFWRKLNFQSCKLIDDSLDVVEELDVVRQQLQSHPPAQQKSLLSKIKAVLTPTKSTKKPPVVQQNTRGRPTTKQVQERLDEASRIDEELRRSSFGDANTCFEGSRQSKYDKPRHSSYVPSQASQQSVIRSQKPKATLSRSKSSKKKETRDDHGFPLIIGDEYVGIIERFKSDIPPVFHPYVSCIRDVMPDGHCGFRSVAVGLGMDQSSWGRIRRDLVQEMDQNESIWFPIFEAWAAGYFYTHRQGLIWDSVAGCGENHWMDFPFAGLLIAQTYGIGVHLLTTTMGASSTYFPILSPPANQQPLFITLTHVNENHFIHVKLEGDYPMPPAHGLWLTHRRPHTEQWEDMYLPRLEWYTSIMNPRPRSNPSLNYIDSYTEE